In Edaphobacter aggregans, the sequence ATAACGCTGCTGGCCATCAACGACTCACATCTTTAACTGTTGTCCCGGAAGACTTCGCTTCCTTAAAACTTGCCCCCGGCTTTTTGCTCGGGATGCAAGTGTACGACGTGCCTGAGCTTTCCGCAGACCTACGCGTTGATAGCAACGGCGATATCACCGTGCCAATGGTTGGACTACTTCACGTCGCAGGTAAAACGATTACCGAGGTTCAATCAGAGATCGCTCTCCGCTTGCGAACAGGTAAAATCATCAACGATCCTCGCGTCAATCTTAATATCGAGCAATATGCTGGGCAAAACATCAGCGTCCTAGGTGAAGTTCACAACCCTGGCCATCTTGAACTGCTCGCACCCCGCAATCTCGGAGATGTCCTTGCTCTCGTAGGCGGAGAAACTCAATATGCGGGAAATGTGATCGAGATCCGTCGTCAAGTGAATGGTTCCCCAACCCAACTACAGGTCCACTACAACCAAAGTAAGGATGATGACTCCTTGAAGAGTGTCATGATAAATCCAGGAGACATCATCACAGTCCGACGCGCAGGTATCGTCTATGTCCTGGGAGGCGTCAATCGGCCAGGCGGTTACGTGATGCAAGAAGGGGGGAGTTTGAATCTAGAGCAGGCCATAGCCCTTGCCTACGGAACTTCCATGCAGGCTGCAACCGGCTCGATTAGAGTAGCCCGCAAGAAGCCGGACGGCTCTATAGAGGAAATTCCTGTCGCCTATAAAGATATTACCCGTGGTAAAGTTCCGCCTACAGTGCTACAGGCAGAAGATGTGGTTTACGTGCCGATCAGCAAAGTCAAGACGGCGTTGACTTCGAGCCTCCTTACCTCCACAGCAGGCGCCGCCTTGATCTTTCATTAGACTTTAGCCACGCGATGTCCAGTTCGGACTGGCATTTTACTCTTCAAATTATTAGCTTTTGCCGCATTTAGAAAAAATGATGCCAACTGGGTTTACTACAACAAGCTATGTTCAACGAGCCTTTCCATTAAGATACTGGCTCTTTGTCGCATATGCGGTAGGGGTTCCCACGTTCATCAATTTTGACGCTACCAACCGCACGCATGAGTTTGGCTTATTTAATGCTTGGTCTATAGCGACAATGTTCCTCACTTTTTCCACCGCTTTTCTGTTTTTAGCTATCACTTTACTTAGCAAAGTGAAGATTGTTGTGAGAAAGATTTATTTCTCTAGCTGGATATGGGGATCACTGCTTATTCTCTTCCTTATAGCCTCAATTTGTGAGCCCCATTTCCGCACTCAGCCCAACACGGGTACCGATCTCTATATCAGCGTGTATCGACTTGGAGAGTGGGTCTTGGCATTTTTATTGCTCCTCTCTATTTATAGTAGGGAGCCCCTTGAGAGTAGTGCCAATCTGATGGCATCTCTACTAGGCCGCATATGCTGGGCATATATAGCGATCGTTTGGCTGGTGCTGCCCATAGCTCCCCACCTCGCATATTCGATCGACCCTACGGTTTCGGTTGCTCGTCTAGGAGGCATTCTTATTCACCCTGACACCCTTGCAACTCTCGCAGGGATAGCATGCTTTCATGCCCTGCTTCGACTATCTGGAGTAATGCGGGTCTCTGCTTTTTGCATCGCGTTTATTACCAATGTTTTAACCTACTCAAGAAGCGGTGCAGTAGTTCTTTTGTTCGCGCTGGCCCTGTACGTCATTTTCTTTGGCCGTGGCCTTGTTCGCTTTATCGGTGGTATCGTTTCAGTTCTGATGCTAGGCGGTATCATTTTGTATGCTAATCGTATTGTCGACTATTTAGCTCGAGGTAACGGACTCAAGAACATCGCCTCGCTGTCGGACAGAACCTACGTCTGGAGTGACGCCGTCGAGGGCTTTAAGCTGAGACCCCTTCTGGGATATGGTTTCATGAGCGGCGCCAAAAATGCACTGAAAGAGCACTGGAAGTACTCGCACTGGGTTCCGCCCCACACTCACAATGAATTACTCCAAGCTCTCCTCTCCGGAGGAATCTTGGCAGCCATTCTTGTTCTATGTTTATTCCTAAATGCCCTTTGGTGTTCCGTTCGTCTATCTCGGATAGGCCCAACATATAGGCTTTTCCTGTTTGCGCTAGTTCAACTTACGCTTTTCGCCATCCTGGCCCCTCTGGTGACAATCCAATTTGGAGTTACTGCGGCGGCGTTCACCATATCATTCGTTGCCGTCGTGGACCATAAAAAGTTACAGGACAGGACGGCGCAAGCAAAACTCCGAAACAGCTTTCGCGAAATTGTAGATATAGGATGACTCTCGCACCACCATCAGCCGCAGTTGGCGTACCTAGCGCAGAGACAGCGTGGGAGTTTTTATGGGAGAAGGTACGATGTCGAGAGAAGATCAAAGGCAGTTCTCTAGCCTTGAGACGCTGCGATTCTTTGCGAGCCTAATCATTGTAGCTTTTCACTACACATTCTATATTTTTCGACATGATTTGTTTAAAGGTTATCTGGCTGTCGACTTGTTTTTTGTTCTCTCAGGTTTCGTCATCACTTTAGCTTATCAGGCACGGATTCATAGTACGAGATCGTATGGCGTCTTTATCAAGAAGCGTATTGCCCGGCTCTACCCGCTCCATCTGTTGACGCTTTTGCTGTACCTAGCGATTGCTCTCGCTGCAACTCACGGCATGGTGCGTGTAGACAATCCGGCAAAATATAACCTGCATGAGTTCTTCGCCAATCTCACCCTTACTCACGCGTGGGGCTTCGCCCATGGCTTTTCTTTCAACGTCGTGAGTTGGTCAATCAGTGCGGAATTTGCAGCGTATCTCTTGTTTCCTCTTATATTATGGCTTATGAGCCGCGGGCTAATCGCTGGCATCATTATTCTTTCTATTATTTACTCTTCCGCATTTCTATTCTCCATATACATAATGCATCTTCCGCTTACTAAGCTGGACTGGCAGTTCGGAATCGCAAGGGCTATTCCTGGTTTTGCTTTGGGTGTATGGCTTAGATTATACTTACCGCTTTTTTCGTCTAAGTTACCAAAACCAGCAGCTATATGGCTCTTTTATTTTTCGCTATTCTTATTCACGAGTTGCATACTCTTTTCGCTCAATGACTATCTTGGCATGGCCTCTGCGTCTGCATTAGTAATGTTCGCGGCGATCAACGACAGCATGGGCCAGTCGCACATTATTTCGCATCCAATTCTTAGCCAGCGTGGCGAGCTGACATACAGCCTTTACATGGTTCATCCATTGGTGGCATCCGTTTTTATCGCTGGTATTTTTTTGCGAATATTCGGAGATTCAATGATAGCTGTCTACGGGTCAATCTTTGTAGCTTTTGCAATCGCTCTCGTCCTTTCTACGCTCTGCCATAAGTATTTCGAACTCCCCCTACAGCGATTGGTCTTACAGCTAGGTCAGAAAAAATCTGTATCTGCGCTGCCCGTCACTTCATCATCTGAATTGCCAGCACCGGATCGAGTATAGCTCGTAGCTTAGCGAAGTTCTTTATGGATGGACCGTGCTGGTTGATGCAATTACTTTTCCATACAACTGCTCAGCTTCTTTGGCTCGAATGTTCCAGGTCATTGTGCGCGCAAACGTCCAGCCTTCAGTCGACATCTTAGTGCGTTCCGAGCCGGGCAGCTTGGCGTAGCACTCCACAGCCATCGCCACATCTTTCACGATCTTACTGGGAGTAGAGAGCGGAACCTTAATTCCTGCAGCGTCAGGAACCAGATCTCGTGCCCCGTGTAAGTCCAGAGTAATCACCGGCAACCCGAGAGCCATCGATTCCAACAATTGGCAGGCACATGAATCTCGCAAACTAGTAAACAGCATGGCGTCATGTTCTAGATAAGCTGCCCTCACATCCGCCCACGGGAGTCTTTTTCCCGCCCAGATCACTCGCTCATTTACACCTCTATCCTTGATCATCTGTCTTAGTAATTCGCTGTCAATTCCATTGCCGACGATCGTGAGAGTACTGGGGTAGTGCACGTTAGCCAAGATATCCAAGGTCAATGTTAGAGCTTTGCGCGGCAGCATGGTTCCTACCCATAGCAAACGGAGTGGCTTTGGCTGATCATCAAAAATTCGCGGCTCAGACGCTAAAAAGCTTTCCGGCAAAGCCGCATCAAATTGGAGTTTGGCATCGGCTCCCATTGAATGGATAAGCTCAAGCGTATCCCGATTTGTGGCTAAAATTGCACTCATCTTACGCAACCAAATGCGATGGAGCGGTGAATACGGAAGTGCCTTCGTTATCATGGTTCGGAATTGCTCCGCTCTCTTAGCCACACCGAAGTGCTTAAGCATGCTCGATGGAGCCGTTTGCCCCCCACCAACCGGACCAAATATGACTGGAATGCCCACTCTCCATAGTTGCGACGGAACATGGATGCTTCCATAGGTAACGTGATGGACGATATCAAATCGTTCTGTCTCCTGCAGCGATCTGGCTACCTTAACCGCACACCACTGCCACAGCGCATAGTGCATTCCGCTGCATTCTTTAAACCTCTTGGTTGGCAATTCTACGTAGGAGAACCGAATTCTTGAGTTCGGATGATCACGACTATACTCTTCAATCCTCTCCCTCCCTTCTACTACCGTAAGCACGTGTACATCTATACCGCGCTCAGCTAGATGAACCGCCCAGTTCCAGCCATTTCCAGGCTCCGTGCCCGCATTTGGCAGGCAGGCATACGCTGAAAGCAAAACTCTCACAGCAATCCCCCTTCGTACAGTGGTTCCTATCGATTGATTCTCATAGCATTGGCATCTCTATCTTCGAATTGTGTATCTGCTTTAGTCCACTGAGCTTTGCAACTAGGGAACTGATTAGGATGACTTGAAAGATAATCTGGGTCGCGATGGAGCCAATAATAACGCCGCTCAATCCAAACCATTTCACAAAAGGTACTGCAAAGATGATTGAGAAGACCGTCATGACACAATATGACCAAAAAATTGGCGCAGTGAATTCGAGTGCTTGAAGCGATGCCCTAAGGGGGCCCCCTAGAAATGCTAATAGATAGAGAAACCCATAGAGTCTCAAGAGATGCCCATACTGGAGGTATTTTGTGCCGTACGCCAGTTGCAACCAGAAGTTCGGTGCTACACCGATCATCAGCACGAATAGTCCGGTGATTGTTCCCCATACGGCTATGATTCTCATGATGTACTTCTCTGCTGCATGGATGCCATTGTTGTGCAGAATACGGGCTGTCTCTGCCGGGACCACGTTCTCTAGACCAAGAAACCAAATGTGAGCGACTCCAACAATGTTCTGCGCCGAGCGCAGAGCGCCGGCCGCCACAGCGCCGAAGTAGATGGGAGCAGCCATCAAAAAAAGATAGCTGGAAGTCCACTCCATCATCCCCGAGGGAACAAGCCATCGGGAGAACTTCCAATGCTGTGAAATTACGGAGCGGAGTTTGCCGCCACTATATGAAATTCTTTCAAGCCAGACAATGCCAGCTACGATACCAAACACAGATGTAAAGGCAATGGTCCATAGCGCACGAGGAGTTGTTAGTCGACCAGCCTTAGCAAATAAGACAATGATCAACAGCTGCGGAACGTAACTCATCGCGTCATTAAGAAAGGCTCGGCGGCGCTGTTTTGTTGCAAACAAATAACGGCGAAAGAAGTCTTGAACAAGATACGCAAAGACCGTAGCAGACAAAGGCCAGGAGAGTTGATTCAGATCCGGTTGGCGGAAATAAATTGCAACAGCATGAACCGCTAGATTAATGCCCGCAAAACTCAGGATCGCAAGGCACAACTGCTGGATCACGACCGCGCCAAAATAATGAGGCCTGTTATCATCCGTTGTTTTCGGGCCGATGCTCATCATTGGCGCGACAACAAGCGCATTCTGAATGCTATTCACAAAAAGGAGCGCCAACCATGACAAGGCGAAGACCCCATATTGGGTTACTCCGAGAGCTCGTGCGATTACAACATTTGTCAGAAAGTTTGTAGCGCTAACAACTGCTTGATCAGCGAGGGCCCAAATCTCTCTTCCACCTAACTGACTTTTAAATCGTGACCTCCGCAGATTAGTCAGATGCGCCCCCGTGCGGAGTATCAAGATTCAAACGGTTAGTAATTTCCCCTCCAGGCTCACGCCGTACCGTTGTACGACCAGTGAGCAGTTGCCAAATGAAAAGGAGGACGAAGCGGGGATTGTTTTTGAGATAACGCCGAGCCAGTCTTCGCGGCTCCGTAGCAAAACGGAATATCCACTCCAAGCCATAATTCATCATCCACCTGGGCGCCTGCGGCTTGATGCCAGCAATAAAATCAAAGGCCGCACCTACCCCGAACATGACCACCGGGATCTTCTCACGATGCTCAATCATCCACCTCTCTTGCTTTGGACAACCCAAGCCCACAAAAAGAATACGTGCACCGGAACGGGCGATCTGCTCGACCGCCTCGTCGTCTTCGTCTGGAGTTAATGGCCGAAACGGAGGAGACATCGCGAAGGGAATTTGCAGTAACGGATAGTCGCGTCGCACAACTCCCAGTAGAGCCTCTAAAACCTCTGGAGATCCCCCGTAGAAACCTACCGGCACTCCTCTTTCCTCGGCGCTCTTTAGCATGGCGATTGTACAGTCAGGACCATACACTCGGGATGCTTCAGTCTTACCTAACAGTCTAAGAGCCCAGACCAGCGGGACTCCATCGGGACTAACTATGTCTGCTTGGCTCAAACAGTCGCGGTAAGCCGGACTATCCACTGCTTCCATCAATACATGAACATTGGCAAAGACGAGCACACGAGAGTCGTATGACCTAGCCCACTCAAGACTCTTTGCAACTACAGATCCGTAATTGCTTGCAGAAACGTGTATCCCGAGAATGCTCGTCATGCCTTGTACTCCGATATGCAGTCGCAGAAGAGGGTAAGTAGTGCGAATCTCGGCAAAGTTGCGGATCTCTGAACCATACTGCCACCTCGTATGTTAAAACCCGCAATGCATTAGTCACAAGGGAGCTAACTTCCTAGCACCTTCTTCTCCCTGCCCAATGAACGAAAAACCTCTGGGAAGACACCACGGCAGAAAGCGAATCCAGGAGCTCTATGACCAATTTTGAGAAGGCGAAATTTCCGCGACTTCATTCTCGTCAGCGTTTTCCACTGGAACGTGATCCAGCTCAATCCCTCCTCTAAATATCTGATCGAGACGACGATAGGTCTCTTCCATCTTGAACATTTCAATAAAATGCTGGCGGCTTTTACGACCCATATCCAGCCTCAACCTCTCATCAGACATCACACGTTCCAATGCGCGAGCGAGATCAACCTCATCGCCCGGAGTGAAAAGCAACCCTGTCTTCTGGTCGATAATTTGTTCCGGTATTCCACCACACCGACTGCCGACCACCGGGGTCCCCGCGGCCATGGACTCCATCACTACACAGCCAAACGGCTCCGGCTGGACGGACGGTACAACAGTCACATCAAAGCCTGCGTAAAGAGGTCTCGGGTCCTCCACATCACCTGTCAAGATCACATAATCATCCAACTGCAACTCATGGATGAGTTCACGCAAACGCACTAAGTGATCCTTGTTCCCCGACTCCGCGCTACCGACGATTACATATCTGGAATTTGGAAATTTATCTCGGAGAAGCGCAGCCGCCTTTACCAGGACTTCCTGCCCCTTTCGTACAAACTTGATTCTTCCAACCACCCCGACCAGTAGATACGAGTCACCGATACTCGATCGAAAGCTGGCTACTTCATCATCGTTAACAGTCATTGCATCTTCCCCAAGACCGTCATAAACGATTCTGCAGCGGCCTTGAAGCCCCATCGCGAACTGGTTCTGCACTGTACGAGAAATCGTGATTACCTTGGTAGAAAGCAAGCACATATAGTACTGGTATACCCTCCACACAGATGGGAACTCGGAGAGGAACTCTCGAATGTGCCACATGTGTCTTCGACCTGTCAGTTTCGCCGCAAGGGCTGGCGAAGGAAGTACCCCGGTGTTTGTGTGAACAAGATCCACGTTAAGCCGCAAAATCAACAGAGCTAGCCACAGCGTCGACAGTGGATACCTGCACAACAGCATTAGCTTGCCTGCGAATGAAGCATATTGAGCCCTCTCGATAATGGCCAGCTTTTTGTGAATATGAACCTTAATACCCTTGTCTTCCAAGAGACCGACGAGCGGCCCGGTGCATGGCACAACCACGTGTACTTCGTGCCCAGCCTTAGCAAACAGCTCCATCATCCTCAATAGGCAGCGGCTCGCTCCGTAAATATCCGCAGAGTTGTTAACGGAAAGTATGATCATCGTCGCCTTTTAGCCCTAAGCAATCAGGGGATTTGCGTATTCCCTGTACTGTCTGTCCTCAACGATGGAGCGGACTTCTAATCGTGAAGTATATGGGCTCGAAATTTCATCGTGCAATCACTCTTTGAACTCTGGACATCCTTCTTATTCCCCACGAGGCCATCCTTCCCCTTTTAGATGCATGTCTTTGCCTCCATTGACAAGAGTCTTTTGCTATCGGACAATGCCTGTGTATTCAACTTTTCACTCAAGTTATCAGGTCGAATTTGAACCGACCTTATGAAGGTTTTCAAGCCTGGAGGGGTCAATTATGGATAGAGTTGCTGTTACAGGTGGCAGCGGCTTTATCGGGACGAATCTCATTGAGTTCCTGTCCTTGCGGAGTGATATAGAAATTCTTAACTTAGATATCAAGCCACCACAAGAAGCGTCAGGTAAAAAGTACTGGACAAAATGCGATCTTCTGAATCCTGAAGATATATATAGGAACCTGCGTGAATTCCGGCCAAACAAAGTTGTACATCTTGGCGGAAGAACTGACATGCTGGGCACGACACTCCAGGATTATGCTGCAAATCACATCGGCACAGCGAATCTGATATCGGCGCTTCAGCAGATTTCGGCTGTAGAACGCGTTATATTCACCTCGACCCAGTTTGTCGTAGGTCCTGGTCCGCTCCCTCTTCACGATCTGGACTTTCGCCCCCACACTGTTTACGGGCAAAGCAAGGTTGAGTCGGAGAAGACTGTACGCGGAGCAGATCTTGATTGCATTTGGACTATCATTCGACCGACAAATATCTGGGGGAAGGGACATCCTCGCTACCCCTATGAATTCTGGCGCGTACTAAAACAGGGCCGTTATTTCCATCCAGGCGGGAAGCGAGTTCGACGATCCTACGGGTACGTGGGGACAATCATTCAGCAGATCGACACCATCCTCAAAAGCCCCCCTGAACTCATCGATCGCGAAGTATTCTACGTTGGGGACCCGCCAATGGATTTACTTGAGTGGACCAATGCATTTGCCTTGGAACTCACAAATCACTCCGTCCATGTCGTTCCTCGGCCAATGCTCAAAGCGATCGCAAAAATTGGAGACATCGTCGTTAGAGCCGGCGGTAAGTTCCCAATCTTCAGTTCACGGTACAGAAGCATGACGGAAGACTACGTGACGCCAATGGAAAAGACCTTTGAGCGGCTCGGCAGACCGAATATCACACTCGAACAAGGCGTAAAAGAGACAGTTGCCTGGCTCCGTACAACCGATCCATTCTGGCAACAATGAATCTTATCTCTGAACCTTCTTTGTAGCATTGGACGCAACATTGCCGCATCCGGCAGTCCCCACGAATAACGGCATCCGGAAAGAAGCAGAAGAGTTACTTGTCACTTGCGCCATTTTTCCTGAACAGGTCTCTTGCACTTGAACCGCATACCCGCACGACGCACAATAAACGGACTCGGAGTAGAGATAGGAAGCGTTTGCATTAGAAGAACGAAACGCAACGTCAGTGGACGAGACGGCCATCGACGGATAAATCAGAGATCCTAATATTTCCGATTGGCCACCTTGTGAGGTATCTACCACTGTTCCAGTGCCTTCCGTCTTCAATCCCAAAACCCAAACACTTCCGCCTAAGTTAGTGATCTTCGTTCCGTTCCCCTCTATATTCAGTTGTCGCGCCCACAGCTGTTGACCACCTTGCACGACAAATGGCCCGGCCTCGACGTCATCCATAAACAAGTTTCCTGCACCAGGCGAGCTTGAATAATTGACGAAGCTGTCCTTCACAACGATTGGACGGCTCCCATGATGTTCAATTTTCAGGCCATAACCAAACTGTTCAATGACCAGTGGCGTAGGCGCGCTGCTGTTTACCACAAGCCTGATACCTCCGCCGTTCGCGCCAGCCGGATCGCCATTGATCACCGAAGAAAACCCAACGACACGAGTCACTGTGTCCGGAACCGTAACCTTGGCCTCTGCGTAAGAAAAATAGGATGCAAACGGAAAGTAAATAGTAGTGGCGCCGCTATTCAACAATGCCTGCAACGATGATGTATCGCCATACCACGCAGGCTTGAATGCGGCCCACTGCAGCAGCGGATCGCTTGGCGACGGAGGTGTCTCGCTCACACTCAACTTTAGACTAGTCGACGTTGCAGAACCCGTGAGACTACGCGGCTGTCCTACAAGATACTCGGACACTGTTCCCTTCACGCTTACAGGTGTTGAGCTTGACTTATCCAGGAGCGTCGCAGAATACCCCGTCGATGTAACGTTTCTCAGGTAAAACGTGCTGCTCGATTCAATCGCAGTACGAGCCGCACTACCACCATTTAGATTCGCATCCAACAGCACTACAAAACCACCGCCGTTGTTCAAAATCGCGGGAACCGCATTGTTGCTCTGTAAACCTCGCACGACGATCGTCTGCTGCGCATTGCGAATGCCAGCTACATTTTGCTGGTTCAGAGTGAGCTCCTCAAACGTTGCGCTGTACTCCGCATTCTTCAAATCAATTCCGACATTAAAACCTTGTATCGCAACATTTTTGATCAACAACGGCCCTGCATACTGCCCCGTGAGATCGATCCCGGTCGCACCCATTCCATCTTCGCTTGTTATGTTGACGTCGCGCACAGAACCGCTGTTGTTGGAGCCATAACTTACTGCAGTTACTCCCGGATTATCGGGACCGATACTGATCCCAATATCCCAGATATTTTGATGAAACGATGTAATTCCTTGTGGAGTTACGATCAATGGCTTCGCATGAGCCGGATCATTAAAGCCATTCGCATTAGGCGCAAGACGGATGATGCTCACAGACGAACCGGCGCCTTGCAATGTAACACAGCAGCCGATCCATCGCAGCGTATCGCTGACCAGATAAGTCCCCGGCGGGAAATACAATGCCTTCGGCCGCCCATAATAATCCGTCGATGCATCCTGACGGCCATCTGCCAGAGCACGCTGAATTGCGCCGGTATCATCCGTCACGCCGTCACCCACTGCGCCGTAAGTCTTCACTGAGGGCATAAAGCCATCTGGAAACACAATAGGCCCGGCAATCAGTTGGGCTCCATACGTCGACTGAGCCGAACTAGCGGCCTGAACAACTGACTGACTTCGCGCACCGTGAGTTATATGAAGTGGAGCACACCAGAGCAAAGTAAGGCCAGCCAACACTAAGACGATAGTGCGAGGGGAGGGCACCATGCGACTACTCTGACACGATTCGCTTGCTTTGTATATATCGCGCGGAGCCGCACCGTACATAACAACAGAACAAAAATCTTGCCGGACAAAATACGTTGCACTGCAGTTATATCCGTATCCACTTCAAAGGAACCCGCTTACCTTCATCTACGCAAATACAATACCCTCCCATCATAAGCCGTTAAAACTATACATTCACTAATCAAAACAAAATATTAACCCCACTCAAATAGAATTCATCTTGAGCAAACAAACCACGAGAAGCAACCTCCTCTTATCATCACCCTTCCACGGAGCCTTGAATGACCACCCGCACGACCCGCCGCCGATTCCTCACCACATCCACCGCCGCCGCAGCAGCTCTTTCTAAGCGCGCAGCTTTCGCCGCTTCCCTGCCCTCCACCCCACAGGACAACGACACCCCCTATAAGCTTTTCTTCAACCAGCCCGCCACCCAGTGGTCTGACTCCCTCCCCGTCGGCAATGGGCGCCTCGGAGCCTGCGTCTTCGGAAATCCCTCCCGCGAACGCATCCAGCTCAACGAGGATTCCATCTGGGACGGCGAGCACCGCGACCGCAACAACCCTAAAGCAGTCGAAGCCGTCCCCAAAATCCGCGAGTTACTCTTCGCCGGCAAAGTCGCCGAAGCCGAAGCGCTCGCCCTCTCCGACATGATGTCGATCCCCCGCCGCATGCCCTGCTACCAAACCCTCGGCGACCTTCACCTCGACTTCGGCCCCATCGACACCCCAGAAAACTACCGCCTCGAACTCAACCTCGACACTGCCATCGCCACCACAACCTTCACCCACAACGGCACCCGCTACACCCGCGAAGTCTTCAGCTCCTTCCCCGACCAGGTCATCGTCATCCGTCTCACCTCCAGCACTCCGGGCAAGCTGAACCTCATCGCGACCCTCGACCGCCCCGCGCACTTCGCCACTGCAGCCATCGCTTCCAATCGCCTCACACTCTCAGGCGAAGCCCTTCCCGTCAACGACAACCCCGGCCTCCCCATCAAAGAGCGCCAAGTCGGCATCCGGTACTATGCCGAACTCCTCGCCCTCACCGACCTAACCGGAGCCGTCACCACAAAAGACGCCACCCTTACCATCTCCAACGCCACCACCGCTACCCTTTTCATCGACTGCACCACCAGCTACCGCTACCCCACAGGCGAGCAAGCGATGCAATCAGCCGTAGCCAAAAACCTCACCGCCGCCCGCGTCCGCACCTACGCTGACCTTCGCAGCCGCCACATCGCCGACCACCAGCGTCTCTTCCGCCGCGCCGAGATCTCCTTTTTAGCCCCGGGAGAAAAAGACCCCAACTCCGCCACCCCAACCGACAAGCGTGTCCAGTGCATTAAAAACGGCGGCGAAGACATCCATCTCCTTCCCATCTACTTTCAATACGGCCGCTACATGCTCATCTCCAGCTCCCGCCCCGGAACTCTCGCCTCCAACCTGCAGGGCATCTGGAACGAATCCGTCGATCCGCCCTGGGGCTCCAAGTACACCATCAATATCAATACTGAAATGAACTATTGGCTGGCCAACCGCGCCAACCTCGCCGACCTCAACGACCCACTCTTCGACCTCATTGAGAACACCCGCCCATCCGGAACCATCACAGCCCAGCGCTACTACAAAGCTCGCGGCACCGTCATCCACCACAACACCGACATCTGGGGCGACACCTCCCCCATCGACGCGCTAGGCGGAGGCATCTGGCCCATGGGAGGCGCCTGGCTGTCCCTCCACCTCTGGGACCACTTCGACTACACCCACGACATCGCCTTCCTTCGTGACCGCGCCTACCCACGCCTCCGCGACAACGCCCTCTTCCTCCTCGACTACCTCATCCCCGCCCCAGCCGGAAGCCCCTACGCAGGCCATCTCATCACCGGCCCCTCCTGCTCCCCCGAAAACAAATACAAACTCCCCGACGGCTCCCCTCACAACCTCTGCATGGGCCCCACCATTGACATCGAGATCACCCGCGCCGTCCTCACTTGTCTCCTTCAGGCGGCCGAAGTCTTCGACCCCTCCGTCTTGACCTCCGACACCGACCTCCACACCCGAGCCCGTACCGCCCTCACCAAACTCCCACCCTTCAAGATCGGCAAAGCCGGCAACCTGCAGGAGTGGCCCG encodes:
- a CDS encoding glycosyl hydrolase family 95 catalytic domain-containing protein, whose protein sequence is MTTRTTRRRFLTTSTAAAAALSKRAAFAASLPSTPQDNDTPYKLFFNQPATQWSDSLPVGNGRLGACVFGNPSRERIQLNEDSIWDGEHRDRNNPKAVEAVPKIRELLFAGKVAEAEALALSDMMSIPRRMPCYQTLGDLHLDFGPIDTPENYRLELNLDTAIATTTFTHNGTRYTREVFSSFPDQVIVIRLTSSTPGKLNLIATLDRPAHFATAAIASNRLTLSGEALPVNDNPGLPIKERQVGIRYYAELLALTDLTGAVTTKDATLTISNATTATLFIDCTTSYRYPTGEQAMQSAVAKNLTAARVRTYADLRSRHIADHQRLFRRAEISFLAPGEKDPNSATPTDKRVQCIKNGGEDIHLLPIYFQYGRYMLISSSRPGTLASNLQGIWNESVDPPWGSKYTININTEMNYWLANRANLADLNDPLFDLIENTRPSGTITAQRYYKARGTVIHHNTDIWGDTSPIDALGGGIWPMGGAWLSLHLWDHFDYTHDIAFLRDRAYPRLRDNALFLLDYLIPAPAGSPYAGHLITGPSCSPENKYKLPDGSPHNLCMGPTIDIEITRAVLTCLLQAAEVFDPSVLTSDTDLHTRARTALTKLPPFKIGKAGNLQEWPEDYVENEPGHRHISHLFALFPDDQITPRRTPEFAQACRTTLDRRLAANGGSTGWSRSWIINCMARLEDGDAAYQNVLQLFRQSTRSNLFDVCGLQKNAPFQVDGNLGGPTGLIEMLLQSHANSTNPNLNVVRFLPALPAAWPTGTFRGLCARGALEIDLAWHDGKATKAVLKATSTHTHRLAAPKGQTITSITPPGSKPVPADAADEISLPIKTGEAFIINFA